In one window of Nocardiopsis aegyptia DNA:
- a CDS encoding peptidoglycan-binding domain-containing protein, whose product MSTTTRTAPTGRLAALLSAGLLVLAVALAGTASASAHDRPAAPVPTPAAATEPWPDYGTGDADVDIAAAKLLLIHHGYDPHMDYDHPIPFDGHMEASVNAYQDNGGISQTGRLDEQTWDLLSDDTFGLYRRGSSGPVVEAIQRLLNAKYALHLATDGLYGPATERAVRGAQDHLGTDVDGITGPATFRALIAYQDYDR is encoded by the coding sequence ATGTCCACCACCACGCGCACCGCCCCCACAGGCCGCCTGGCGGCCCTGCTCTCCGCCGGACTCCTGGTCCTGGCCGTCGCCCTGGCCGGCACCGCGTCGGCCTCCGCCCACGACCGGCCCGCCGCCCCGGTCCCCACGCCCGCCGCCGCGACCGAGCCCTGGCCCGACTACGGGACCGGTGACGCCGACGTCGACATCGCCGCGGCCAAGCTCCTGCTCATCCACCACGGCTACGACCCGCACATGGACTACGACCACCCCATCCCGTTCGACGGGCACATGGAGGCGTCGGTCAACGCCTACCAGGACAACGGCGGCATCAGCCAGACCGGGCGGCTGGACGAGCAGACCTGGGACCTGCTGAGCGACGACACCTTCGGCCTCTACCGGCGCGGCTCCAGCGGGCCCGTGGTCGAGGCGATCCAGCGCCTGCTCAACGCCAAGTACGCCCTCCACCTGGCCACCGACGGCCTCTACGGACCCGCGACCGAGAGAGCGGTCCGCGGCGCGCAGGACCACCTGGGCACCGATGTCGACGGCATCACCGGCCCCGCCACCTTCCGGGCGCTCATCGCCTACCAGGACTACGACCGCTAG
- the hisF gene encoding imidazole glycerol phosphate synthase subunit HisF produces the protein MTLAVRVIPCLDVDAGRVVKGVNFENLRDAGDPVELAGTYDHGGADELTFLDVTASSGNRETTYDVVRRTADQVFIPLTVGGGVRSTDDVDQLLRAGADKVGVNTAAIARPELISEIAERFGRQVLVLSADVRRVREGGEPTPSGFEVTTHGGRRGTGIDALEWCERAADLGAGEILLNSMDADGTKEGFDLELIRAVRARVDVPLIASGGAGAVEHFVPAVEAGADAVLAATVFHFGEFTIEDVKRSLREAGHPVR, from the coding sequence GTGACCCTGGCCGTCCGAGTCATTCCCTGCCTGGACGTGGACGCGGGCCGCGTCGTCAAGGGCGTCAACTTCGAGAACCTGCGCGACGCGGGGGACCCGGTGGAGCTCGCCGGGACCTACGACCACGGCGGCGCCGACGAGCTCACGTTCCTGGACGTCACCGCCTCCAGCGGCAACCGGGAGACCACCTACGACGTGGTGCGCCGCACCGCGGACCAGGTGTTCATCCCCCTGACCGTGGGCGGCGGCGTGCGCAGCACCGACGACGTCGACCAGCTGCTGCGCGCGGGCGCGGACAAGGTCGGCGTGAACACCGCCGCGATCGCCCGGCCCGAGCTCATCTCGGAGATCGCCGAGCGCTTCGGCCGCCAGGTCCTGGTGCTCTCCGCCGACGTGCGCCGCGTCCGCGAGGGCGGCGAGCCCACGCCCAGCGGGTTCGAGGTCACCACCCACGGCGGGCGCCGGGGCACCGGCATCGACGCCCTGGAGTGGTGTGAGCGCGCCGCCGACCTGGGCGCGGGGGAGATCCTGCTCAACTCGATGGACGCCGACGGCACCAAGGAGGGCTTCGACCTGGAGCTCATCCGGGCCGTGCGCGCCCGCGTGGACGTGCCGCTGATCGCCTCCGGCGGCGCGGGGGCCGTGGAGCACTTCGTCCCCGCGGTCGAGGCCGGCGCCGACGCGGTCCTGGCCGCGACCGTCTTCCACTTCGGGGAGTTCACCATCGAGGACGTCAAGCGGAGCCTGCGGGAGGCCGGACACCCGGTGCGCTGA
- the priA gene encoding bifunctional 1-(5-phosphoribosyl)-5-((5-phosphoribosylamino)methylideneamino)imidazole-4-carboxamide isomerase/phosphoribosylanthranilate isomerase PriA, protein MTGETTPTTPALELLPAVDVAGGQAVQLVQGKAGSGGQYGDPFEAATAWQNAGAEWIHLVDLDAAFGRGHNRDLLRDIVGRLDVKVEMSGGIRDDESLAAALSTGCRRVNIGTAALENPEWCAKIIAEHGDKIAIGLDVRGTTLAARGWTRDGGDLFATLERLESEGCARYVVTDVNKDGTLKGPNLDLLRTVCERTDKPVVASGGVSSLDDLRAIATLVPEGVEGAIMGTALYEGAFTLEDALATVKDVNR, encoded by the coding sequence ATGACCGGCGAGACCACCCCGACCACCCCCGCCCTCGAACTGCTGCCCGCCGTGGACGTGGCGGGCGGCCAGGCCGTCCAGCTCGTCCAGGGCAAGGCCGGTTCCGGCGGCCAGTACGGCGACCCCTTCGAAGCCGCCACCGCCTGGCAGAACGCCGGCGCCGAGTGGATCCACCTCGTGGACCTGGACGCCGCCTTCGGCCGCGGACACAACCGCGACCTGCTGCGCGACATCGTCGGCCGCCTGGACGTCAAGGTCGAGATGTCCGGCGGCATCCGCGACGACGAGTCCCTGGCCGCCGCCCTGTCCACCGGCTGCCGACGCGTGAACATCGGCACCGCCGCGCTGGAGAACCCCGAGTGGTGCGCGAAGATCATCGCCGAGCACGGCGACAAGATCGCCATCGGCCTGGACGTGCGCGGCACCACCCTGGCCGCCCGCGGCTGGACGCGCGACGGCGGCGACCTGTTCGCCACCCTGGAGCGCCTGGAGTCGGAGGGCTGCGCGCGCTACGTGGTCACCGACGTCAACAAGGACGGCACCCTCAAGGGGCCCAACCTGGACCTGTTGCGCACCGTGTGCGAGCGCACCGACAAGCCGGTCGTGGCCAGCGGCGGCGTGTCCAGCCTCGACGACCTGCGCGCGATCGCCACGCTCGTGCCCGAGGGCGTGGAGGGCGCGATCATGGGGACCGCGCTCTACGAGGGGGCGTTCACCCTGGAGGACGCCCTGGCGACCGTGAAGGACGTGAACCGGTGA
- the hisH gene encoding imidazole glycerol phosphate synthase subunit HisH, whose product MPAHVVVFDYGSGNLRSAQRAMERTGAEVTVTSDPRVALESDGLVVPGVGAFSACMSSLRAAGGDRVIGRRVAGGRPVLAICVGLQVLFDRGVEQAGVHAEEKATEGCGEWPGTVERLRAPILPHMGWNTVRAPEDSVLFDGIDPDDRFYFVHSYAVRTWELASHNPRVNPPRVTWAEHGEPFVAAVENGPLSATQFHPEKSGDAGARLLANWAATL is encoded by the coding sequence ATGCCCGCACACGTGGTCGTCTTCGACTACGGCTCCGGCAACCTGCGCTCGGCCCAGCGCGCCATGGAGCGCACCGGCGCCGAGGTGACCGTCACCTCCGACCCGCGCGTGGCGCTCGAGTCCGACGGGCTCGTCGTCCCCGGTGTGGGCGCCTTCAGCGCCTGCATGTCCAGCCTGCGGGCCGCCGGCGGCGACCGCGTCATCGGCAGGCGCGTGGCCGGGGGACGCCCCGTCCTGGCCATCTGCGTGGGCCTGCAGGTCCTCTTCGACCGCGGTGTCGAGCAGGCCGGCGTGCACGCCGAGGAGAAGGCCACCGAGGGCTGCGGCGAGTGGCCCGGCACCGTCGAGCGCCTGCGCGCGCCCATCCTGCCCCACATGGGCTGGAACACCGTCCGCGCGCCGGAGGACTCCGTGCTCTTCGACGGCATCGACCCCGACGACCGGTTCTACTTCGTGCACTCCTACGCCGTGCGCACCTGGGAGCTCGCCTCCCACAACCCGCGCGTGAACCCGCCCCGGGTCACCTGGGCCGAACACGGCGAACCGTTCGTGGCCGCCGTCGAGAACGGGCCGCTGAGCGCCACGCAGTTCCACCCGGAGAAGTCCGGCGACGCCGGCGCCCGCCTGCTGGCCAACTGGGCCGCCACCCTGTAG
- the hisB gene encoding imidazoleglycerol-phosphate dehydratase HisB, which produces MSRIGRVERATKETKVRVEIDLDGTGVADVSTGVGFFDHMLDQLAKHGLFDITVRTEGDLHIDSHHTMEDTALALGAAFREALGDKRGIRRFADAKVPLDEALAEVTVDVSGRPYLVHSEPEGMAPIIGRDYDTTMTRHILESFVAQARVALHVHVPYGRNAHHIVECQFKALARALRTATENDPRVSGIPSTKGAL; this is translated from the coding sequence ATGAGCCGCATCGGACGCGTCGAACGCGCCACCAAGGAGACCAAGGTCAGGGTCGAGATCGACCTCGACGGTACCGGGGTCGCCGACGTCTCCACCGGCGTCGGCTTCTTCGACCACATGCTCGACCAGCTCGCCAAGCACGGCCTGTTCGACATCACCGTGCGCACCGAGGGCGACCTGCACATCGACTCCCACCACACGATGGAGGACACCGCCCTGGCCCTGGGCGCCGCCTTCCGCGAGGCCCTCGGCGACAAGCGCGGCATCCGCCGCTTCGCCGACGCCAAGGTGCCCCTGGACGAGGCCCTCGCCGAGGTCACCGTCGACGTCTCGGGCCGCCCCTACCTCGTGCACAGCGAGCCGGAGGGCATGGCGCCGATCATCGGCCGCGACTACGACACCACCATGACCCGGCACATCCTGGAGTCGTTCGTCGCCCAGGCGCGCGTCGCCCTGCACGTCCACGTGCCCTACGGCCGCAACGCCCACCACATCGTCGAGTGCCAGTTCAAGGCCCTGGCCCGCGCCCTGCGCACGGCCACCGAGAACGACCCGCGCGTGAGCGGGATCCCGTCCACCAAGGGCGCCCTGTAG
- a CDS encoding histidinol-phosphate transaminase, whose translation MSFSLNDLPLRDDLKGQSPYGAPQMDVPVVLNTNENPHPPSARLAKALAEAVAETALDLNRYPDRDAVRLREGLAAYLGHGLTAAQVWAANGSNEVLQQILQAFGGPGRTAMGFEPSYSMHPIISRGTGTAWVPVPRDADFRVDVEAALAAIEEHRPSVVFLTSPNNPTGTAVDIADIRRLAEAAPGVLVVDEAYAEFRREDTPSAVTLLDDHPRLIVSRTMSKAFALAGARVGYLAAHPAVVDALQLVRLPYHLSAVTQVVALTALDHADELLGAVDDLRAERDALVAWLRGHGFAVADSDANFVQFGEFEDRTSVWRAMLDHQVLIREVGPPGWLRVTVGTPQEMAAFRTALLAATGR comes from the coding sequence GTGAGTTTCAGCCTGAACGACCTGCCCCTGCGCGACGACCTCAAAGGCCAGTCGCCCTACGGTGCGCCGCAGATGGACGTGCCGGTGGTCCTCAACACCAACGAGAACCCGCACCCGCCGTCCGCGCGCCTGGCCAAGGCCCTGGCCGAGGCGGTCGCCGAGACCGCCCTCGACCTGAACCGCTACCCCGACCGCGACGCCGTCCGCCTGCGCGAGGGCCTGGCCGCCTACCTCGGCCACGGGCTCACCGCCGCCCAGGTGTGGGCCGCCAACGGCTCCAACGAGGTCCTCCAGCAGATCCTCCAGGCCTTCGGCGGCCCCGGCCGCACCGCGATGGGGTTCGAGCCCTCCTACTCGATGCACCCGATCATCTCGCGCGGCACCGGCACCGCGTGGGTCCCGGTCCCGCGCGACGCCGACTTCCGCGTCGACGTCGAGGCCGCCCTGGCCGCCATCGAGGAGCACCGGCCCAGCGTCGTCTTCCTCACCTCGCCCAACAACCCCACCGGCACCGCCGTGGACATCGCCGACATCCGGCGCCTGGCCGAGGCGGCACCCGGGGTCCTGGTCGTGGACGAGGCCTACGCCGAGTTCCGCCGCGAGGACACGCCCAGCGCCGTGACCCTGCTGGACGACCACCCGCGGCTCATCGTCTCGCGCACCATGTCCAAGGCGTTCGCCCTGGCCGGCGCGCGTGTGGGCTACCTCGCCGCCCACCCGGCCGTGGTCGACGCCCTCCAGTTGGTCCGCCTGCCCTACCACCTGTCCGCGGTCACCCAGGTGGTCGCGCTCACCGCACTCGACCACGCCGACGAGCTCCTCGGCGCCGTCGACGACCTGCGCGCCGAACGCGACGCCCTGGTCGCCTGGCTCCGCGGGCACGGCTTCGCCGTCGCCGACTCCGACGCCAACTTCGTCCAGTTCGGCGAGTTCGAGGACCGCACGAGCGTGTGGCGGGCGATGCTCGACCACCAGGTGCTGATCCGCGAGGTCGGCCCGCCCGGCTGGCTGCGCGTCACCGTCGGCACCCCGCAGGAGATGGCCGCCTTCCGCACCGCCCTGCTCGCGGCCACCGGCCGCTGA
- the hisD gene encoding histidinol dehydrogenase — MISRIDLRGTQGDPREALPRAELDVAAAVDRVRPLCEDVRHRGTEALIDLTERFDGVRLTDIRVPKDAIDAALTGLDPVVRAALEESIRRARLVHRDQRRTDHTTRVVPGGSVTEKWIPVDRVGLYVPGGRAVYPSSVIMNVVPAQEAGVRSLAVSSPPQSDFGGLPHPTILAACALLGVDEVYAVGGAQAVAMFAYGAGECERVDMVTGPGNIWVAAAKRLLKGVIGIDAEAGPTEIAILADTTADPDYVAADLISQAEHDVVAASVLVTPDEALAEAVTARLAVRVAATKHGDRVREALAGPQSGIVLVDDLDHGLAIVNAYAAEHLEIMTEDARAVADRVRNAGAIFVGDHSPVSLGDYAAGSNHVLPTGGCACHSGGLSVQTFLRGVHIVDYDRDALADVAHHVVALAEAEDLPAHGEAVSARTDPSRG; from the coding sequence GTGATCAGTCGAATCGACCTCCGAGGCACCCAAGGCGACCCCCGAGAAGCCCTTCCGCGGGCGGAACTCGACGTGGCGGCCGCCGTCGACCGCGTGCGGCCCCTGTGCGAGGACGTACGCCATCGCGGCACCGAGGCACTGATCGACCTCACCGAACGCTTCGACGGCGTCCGGCTCACCGACATCCGCGTCCCCAAGGACGCGATCGACGCCGCCCTGACGGGCCTCGACCCGGTCGTGCGCGCCGCGCTGGAGGAGTCCATCCGGCGCGCCCGCCTGGTCCACCGCGACCAGCGCCGCACCGACCACACCACCCGGGTCGTCCCCGGCGGATCCGTGACGGAGAAGTGGATCCCCGTCGACCGGGTCGGCCTGTACGTACCGGGCGGCCGCGCGGTCTACCCGTCCAGCGTCATCATGAACGTCGTTCCCGCCCAGGAGGCGGGGGTGCGCTCCCTGGCCGTCAGCTCGCCGCCGCAGAGCGACTTCGGCGGGCTGCCGCACCCGACCATCCTCGCGGCCTGCGCCCTGCTGGGCGTCGACGAGGTCTACGCCGTCGGCGGCGCCCAGGCCGTGGCGATGTTCGCCTACGGCGCGGGCGAGTGCGAACGCGTCGACATGGTCACCGGCCCGGGCAACATCTGGGTCGCCGCGGCCAAACGCCTGCTCAAGGGCGTCATCGGCATCGACGCCGAGGCCGGCCCCACCGAGATCGCGATCCTGGCCGACACCACCGCGGACCCCGACTACGTCGCCGCCGACCTCATCAGCCAGGCCGAGCACGACGTCGTCGCCGCCTCCGTCCTGGTGACCCCGGACGAGGCCCTGGCCGAGGCCGTCACCGCGCGCCTGGCCGTCCGCGTCGCCGCCACCAAGCACGGCGACCGCGTCCGCGAGGCCCTCGCGGGGCCCCAGTCCGGCATCGTCCTGGTCGACGACCTCGACCACGGGCTCGCCATCGTGAACGCCTACGCGGCCGAGCACCTGGAGATCATGACCGAGGACGCCCGGGCGGTCGCCGACCGCGTGCGCAACGCGGGCGCGATCTTCGTGGGCGACCACTCGCCGGTCTCCCTGGGGGACTACGCCGCCGGGTCCAACCACGTCCTGCCCACCGGCGGCTGCGCCTGCCACTCCGGTGGCCTGAGCGTGCAGACCTTCCTGCGGGGGGTGCACATCGTCGACTACGACCGCGACGCGCTGGCCGACGTCGCCCATCATGTGGTCGCCCTGGCCGAGGCCGAGGACCTGCCCGCGCACGGCGAGGCCGTGTCCGCGCGGACGGACCCGAGCCGGGGCTGA
- a CDS encoding ferritin, which produces MTSGKSSDSGLSKFHRLLVDQVRHEFTASHQYVAIAAWFDNQDLPQLARVFYEQSLEERDHAMMIVRFLLDSDIDFAMPGVDEIETHFTSPRDLVALALRQEREVTDQFLRMAKVARDEDDYTGEQFLQWFIQEQTEEVATMSTLLNVVDRSNGNLFDVETFVARDMPSEDAGSQGAPGTAGPSVS; this is translated from the coding sequence ATGACTTCAGGTAAGAGTTCGGATAGCGGTCTTTCCAAGTTCCACCGTCTCCTGGTTGACCAGGTGCGACACGAGTTCACCGCTTCGCACCAGTACGTCGCGATCGCGGCCTGGTTCGACAACCAGGACCTGCCGCAGCTGGCCCGGGTGTTCTACGAGCAGTCGCTCGAGGAGCGCGACCACGCGATGATGATCGTGCGTTTCCTCCTGGACAGCGACATCGACTTCGCCATGCCGGGTGTGGACGAGATCGAGACGCATTTCACGTCTCCGCGCGATCTCGTCGCCCTGGCCCTGCGCCAGGAGCGCGAGGTGACCGACCAGTTCCTGCGTATGGCCAAGGTCGCCCGCGACGAGGACGACTACACCGGCGAACAGTTCCTCCAGTGGTTCATCCAGGAGCAGACCGAGGAGGTCGCCACGATGTCCACGCTGCTCAACGTGGTGGACCGCTCCAACGGCAACCTGTTCGACGTGGAGACCTTCGTCGCCCGCGACATGCCCAGCGAGGACGCCGGCAGCCAGGGCGCCCCTGGCACGGCCGGACCGTCGGTCTCCTGA
- a CDS encoding LON peptidase substrate-binding domain-containing protein has protein sequence MPVALPIFPLNTVLFPGMSVPLHIFERRYRRLVSELLDTDTDTDTASSAARESARGPRRFGVVWIELGHEVASESGQGAGGAETGVPTTGGSHTSLPRISAVGCTAVVRDVRPYGDGRYDLVVEGGARFSVTDLSEVDPSSPDEYARGSVSFLPEPLGPDVEEHAERVRDLYEVYCERLAAIGMAPETSPDLPKDPIALSYSVAASTVLDQAEKQRLLEAEDAATRLAVAARFLRRENRIVAAPTLPNLPAGPFLNNGVSFN, from the coding sequence ATGCCCGTGGCACTGCCGATCTTTCCGCTGAACACCGTGTTGTTCCCCGGTATGAGCGTCCCCCTGCACATCTTCGAGCGGCGCTACCGCCGCCTGGTCTCGGAACTGCTCGACACCGATACCGACACCGACACCGCGTCCTCCGCCGCCCGGGAGAGCGCGCGCGGACCGCGGCGCTTCGGGGTGGTGTGGATCGAGCTGGGCCACGAGGTGGCCAGCGAGTCCGGGCAGGGCGCGGGCGGCGCGGAGACGGGCGTGCCGACGACCGGCGGCTCGCACACGTCGCTGCCCCGGATCAGTGCGGTCGGGTGCACGGCCGTGGTCCGCGATGTGCGGCCCTACGGCGACGGGCGCTACGACCTGGTCGTGGAGGGCGGTGCCCGGTTCTCGGTCACCGACCTGTCCGAGGTGGACCCCTCCTCCCCCGACGAGTACGCGAGAGGCTCGGTGTCGTTCCTGCCCGAGCCCCTGGGGCCGGACGTGGAGGAGCACGCCGAACGGGTCCGGGACCTGTACGAGGTCTACTGCGAGCGCCTGGCCGCGATCGGCATGGCGCCCGAGACCTCACCCGACCTGCCCAAGGACCCGATCGCCCTCTCCTATTCGGTGGCGGCCTCGACGGTGCTGGACCAGGCGGAGAAGCAGCGGCTGCTGGAGGCGGAGGACGCCGCGACGCGGTTGGCGGTGGCCGCGCGCTTCCTGCGCAGGGAGAACCGGATCGTGGCGGCTCCCACTCTTCCCAACCTTCCCGCGGGTCCCTTCCTCAACAACGGCGTCTCGTTCAACTAG
- the ybaK gene encoding Cys-tRNA(Pro) deacylase has protein sequence MAAGRTKTTFTLHPYSADGDGHSYGADAADALGVPHAQVFKTLIAEVDGVFTVGVVPVSTTLNLKALAAAVGGKKATMADPARAEKITGYVRGGISPLGQRKRLRTVVDSSVTGLPSVFVSAGRRGLQMELAPRDLISLTEAVTAPIGAL, from the coding sequence GTGGCCGCCGGGCGGACCAAGACGACCTTCACCCTTCATCCGTACTCCGCCGACGGCGACGGGCACTCCTACGGGGCCGACGCCGCCGACGCGCTCGGTGTCCCGCACGCGCAGGTCTTCAAGACGCTGATCGCGGAGGTGGACGGGGTCTTCACCGTGGGGGTCGTCCCGGTGAGCACGACACTCAACCTCAAGGCACTGGCGGCCGCGGTCGGCGGAAAGAAGGCGACGATGGCGGATCCGGCCCGCGCGGAGAAGATCACGGGGTACGTGCGCGGCGGCATCAGCCCGCTGGGGCAGCGCAAACGGCTGCGGACGGTGGTGGACTCCTCGGTCACGGGCCTGCCGTCGGTGTTCGTGTCCGCCGGGCGGCGCGGTTTGCAGATGGAGCTGGCACCGCGGGACCTCATCTCCCTGACCGAGGCCGTCACCGCGCCGATCGGCGCGCTCTGA